In Oryzias latipes chromosome 15, ASM223467v1, the following proteins share a genomic window:
- the hif1an gene encoding hypoxia-inducible factor 1-alpha inhibitor isoform X1 — protein sequence MAAATVVEADPATSEGGAAFSGVQTRGWDESQLRKYSFPTKPIPRLSHTDPRAEMLINNEEPVVLTDTNLVYPALKWDIPYLLENIGNGDFSVYMSENHKFLYYDEKKMPNFENFVPKSQRMEMKFSEFVDKMHQTEETGGESRVYLQQTLNDTVGKKIVVDFLGFNWNWINKQQAKRNWGQLTSNLLLVGMEGNVTPAHYDEQQNFFAQIKGYKRCILFPPDQFECLYPYPVHHPCDRQSQVDFDNPDYEKFPNFQNTVGYEAVVGPGDVLYIPMYWWHHIESLLNGGVTITVNFWYKGAPTPKRIEYPLRAHQKVAIMRNIEKMLGEALGDPHEVGPLLKTMIKGRYDQDCS from the exons ATGGCAGCGGCGACTGTTGTGGAGGCTGATCCGGCGACGAGCGAAGGAGGTGCCGCCTTTTCTGGCGTTCAGACCAGGGGCTGGGATGAATCTCAGCTCCGAAAATACTCTTTCCCCACTAAGCCCATTCCCAGACTCTCTCACACGGACCCCAGGGCTGAGATGCTAATAAACAACGAG GAACCGGTGGTTTTAACAGACACAAACCTTGTGTATCCAGCTCTCAAGTGGGACATCCCGTACCTCCTGGAGAACATTGGAAATGGAGACTTCTCTGTTTACATGTCAGAAAACCACAAATTCCTTTACTATGATGAGAAGAAAATGCCCAATTTTGAGAACTTTGTCCCCAAGTCCCAGCGAATGGAAATGAAATTTTCTGAATTTGTAGATAAAATGCATCAAACGGAGGAAACAGGAGGAGAGAGCAG GGTCTATTTACAGCAAACTTTGAATGACACAGTAGGAAAAAAGATAGTCGTTGACTTTCTTGGTTTCAACTGGAACTGGATCAACAAACAGCAAGCCAAGAGGAACTGGGGCCAGctgacatccaacctgctgctTGTAGGCATGGAGG GAAATGTAACTCCAGCACATTATGACGAGCAGCAGAACTTCTTTGCACAGATCAAAGGCTACAAAAGATGCATCCTTTTCCCGCCAGACCAGTTTGAGTGTCTCTATCCGTACCCTGTCCATCATCCTTGTGACAGACAGAGCCAA GTTGATTTTGATAATCCAGACTACGAAAAATTTCCAAATTTTCAAAATACTGTTGGATATGAAGCTGTTGTGGGCCCTGGAGATGTGCTGTACATCCCGATGTATTG GTGGCATCACATTGAATCTTTGTTGAATGGTGGAGTAACGATCACAGTAAACTTCTGGTACAAA GGAGCTCCCACGCCTAAGAGGATAGAATATCCACTGCGGGCTCATCAGAAAGTTGCAATCATGAGGAATATTGAGAAAATGCTGGGAGAAGCACTTGGAGATCCACACGAG GTTGGGCCTTTACTGAAAACGATGATCAAGGGGAGATATGATCAGGATTGTAGCTAA
- the hif1an gene encoding hypoxia-inducible factor 1-alpha inhibitor isoform X2, which yields MSENHKFLYYDEKKMPNFENFVPKSQRMEMKFSEFVDKMHQTEETGGESRVYLQQTLNDTVGKKIVVDFLGFNWNWINKQQAKRNWGQLTSNLLLVGMEGNVTPAHYDEQQNFFAQIKGYKRCILFPPDQFECLYPYPVHHPCDRQSQVDFDNPDYEKFPNFQNTVGYEAVVGPGDVLYIPMYWWHHIESLLNGGVTITVNFWYKGAPTPKRIEYPLRAHQKVAIMRNIEKMLGEALGDPHEVGPLLKTMIKGRYDQDCS from the exons ATGTCAGAAAACCACAAATTCCTTTACTATGATGAGAAGAAAATGCCCAATTTTGAGAACTTTGTCCCCAAGTCCCAGCGAATGGAAATGAAATTTTCTGAATTTGTAGATAAAATGCATCAAACGGAGGAAACAGGAGGAGAGAGCAG GGTCTATTTACAGCAAACTTTGAATGACACAGTAGGAAAAAAGATAGTCGTTGACTTTCTTGGTTTCAACTGGAACTGGATCAACAAACAGCAAGCCAAGAGGAACTGGGGCCAGctgacatccaacctgctgctTGTAGGCATGGAGG GAAATGTAACTCCAGCACATTATGACGAGCAGCAGAACTTCTTTGCACAGATCAAAGGCTACAAAAGATGCATCCTTTTCCCGCCAGACCAGTTTGAGTGTCTCTATCCGTACCCTGTCCATCATCCTTGTGACAGACAGAGCCAA GTTGATTTTGATAATCCAGACTACGAAAAATTTCCAAATTTTCAAAATACTGTTGGATATGAAGCTGTTGTGGGCCCTGGAGATGTGCTGTACATCCCGATGTATTG GTGGCATCACATTGAATCTTTGTTGAATGGTGGAGTAACGATCACAGTAAACTTCTGGTACAAA GGAGCTCCCACGCCTAAGAGGATAGAATATCCACTGCGGGCTCATCAGAAAGTTGCAATCATGAGGAATATTGAGAAAATGCTGGGAGAAGCACTTGGAGATCCACACGAG GTTGGGCCTTTACTGAAAACGATGATCAAGGGGAGATATGATCAGGATTGTAGCTAA